Proteins encoded in a region of the Aquila chrysaetos chrysaetos chromosome 25, bAquChr1.4, whole genome shotgun sequence genome:
- the FAM83G gene encoding protein FAM83G produces the protein MAFSQVQCLDDSHVNWRSSESKPEFFYSEEQRLALEALASRGPDAFYEVLKKENIRDFLSELELKKILDTLETYDPGSEYIPRHGSNAGESEGDRNSQGDEQDVAPSLEYWPQRSDRSIPQLDLGWPETIAYRGVTRATVYMQPPIEGQAHIKEVVRKMICQAQKVIAVVMDMFTDVDIFKDLLDAGFKRKVGVYIILDETNVKHFLQMCERAQMHAGHLKNLRVRSTGGTEFFTRSATKFKGALAQKFMFVDGDRAMCGSYSFTWSAARTDRNVITVLSGQVVEAFDKQFQELYLMSKGVSLKSISMGEEPEPEPVTLPSVVPVTPANAVVKKLINPKYALVKAKSADQISKTSSENQDKNQKTDNKGKALPEGQAGDRHGDVADLSLLIHPGLLNLEKANMFDYLPTWVEPDPEPGSEVLGYINIIDPKIKNVKLSQMNRIKVCDVSQASAQHRQMLKNREMEAKKNSDREPLLVSPCQRQTPQTPMEAPAAPATSPIEGASWATKQAGTFAASPLGHRLKPPEETLEDIKPPVPKPRTIPVGVLMTKVITPCDSGTAPEGDTQPLLADHVGVKQEPEENPNRASTETCHLQPDRLVAGPQEDKGPPCAHNGLGEEEEEEEEEYITLSDQESYSSSSADHSYRRSNASSISDEYLEVRDRYGPLRRTNSDVTHNGEILPMQRKLSDPHISRGTFLSPLGSLPSLKHVRVEDMMKRRSNAVEIRCVLPRTILDGNSSYPSSAAQGTHIYRYRPRNPAGREQGKEVSCSPTQEKPSGATKYRGDGAEPKKTIAGSQPYWQSKAFSPSKPTQPGHLSPSNTRASSKRLTSLPESQKTTEEMRTPLGIPLSKLSQSKHLKNRVAGAPGASIDSKKKPPETTSQKDH, from the exons ATGGCTTTCTCCCAGGTGCAGTGCCTGGATGACAGCCACGTAAACTGGAGGTCCAGCGAGTCCAAGCCCGAGTTCTTCTACAGCGAGGAGCAACGCCTGGCCCTGGAGGCACTGGCCTCCCGTGGCCCCGACGCCTTCTATGAGGTCCTGAAGAAGGAGAACATCAGGGACTTCCTCTCCGAGCTGGAGCTAAAGAAGATCCTGGACACGCTGGAGACGTACGACCCCGGCTCCGAGTACATCCCGCGCCACGGCAGCAACGCGGGGGAGAGCGAAGGCGATCGCAACAGCCAAGGGGACGAGCAGGACGTGGCTCCGTCCCTGGAGTACTGGCCCCAGAGGTCCGACCGCTCCATCCCCCAGCTGGACCTCGGCTGGCCCGAGACCATCGCCTACCGCGGGGTCACCCGTGCCACCGTCTACATGCAGCCACCCATCGAAGGGCAAGCGCACATCAAGGAGGTGGTGCGGAAGATGATCTGCCAGGCTCAGAAG gTCATCGCAGTGGTCATGGACATGTTCACCGATGTAGACATCTTCAAGGACCTCCTGGATGCAGGCTTCAAGAGGAAAGTGGGAGTCTACATCATTTTGGATGAGACCAACGTGAAGCACTTCCTTCAGATGTGCGAGCGAGCGCAGATGCACGCCGGACACTTGAAG AACCTGCGAGTCCGGAGCACGGGGGGGACAGAGTTTTTCACACGCTCGGCCACCAAGTTCAAAGGGGCTTTGGCCCAGAAGTTCATGTTTGTGGATGGGGACCGGGCCATGTGTGGATCCTACAG CTTCACCTGGTCTGCTGCAAGGACAGACCGAAACGTCATCACGGTCCTCTCGGGCCAAGTGGTGGAGGCGTTCGACAAGCAGTTCCAGGAGCTCTACCTCATGTCCAAGGGGGTGAGCCTCAAGTCCATCTCCATGGGTGAAGAGCCTGAACCCGAGCCCGTAACACTGCCCTCCGTCGTGCCGGTGACCCCCGCCAACGCCGTGGTGAAGAAGCTGATAAACCCTAAATACGCCCTGGTGAAGGCCAAGAGCGCTGACCAGATCAGCAAGACTTCATCCGAGAACCAGgacaaaaaccagaagacagACAACAAAGGCAAAGCCCTGCCTGAGGGCCAGGCGGGTGACAGGCACGGCGATGTGGCGGACCTCTCCCTGCTCATCCACCCCGGCCTCCTGAATCTGGAGAAAGCCAACATGTTTGACTATCTGCCCACTTGGGTCGAGCCTGACCCCGAGCCTGGGAGCGAAGTCTTGGGCTACATCAACATTATTGACCCCAAGATAAAGAACGTGAAGCTCTCGCAGATGAACCGCATCAAAGTCTGCGACGTCTCCCAGGCCAGCGCCCAGCACCGGCAGATGCTGAAGAACAGGGAGATGGAGGCCAAGAAAAACTCAGACAGAGAGCCACTTCTGGTGTCCCCCTGCCAAAGACAGACCCCACAGACCCCCATGGaagctcctgcagcccctgctaCCAGCCCCATCGAAGGCGCCAGCTGGGCAACGAAGCAAGCAGGAACGTTTGCTGCTTCACCGTTGGGCCACCGCTTGAAGCCACCGGAGGAGACACTGGAGGACATCAAGCCCCCGGTTCCAAAGCCAAGGACCATCCCTGTTGGCGTCCTCATGACCAAAGTCATTACGCCCTGCGACAGCGGCACTGCCCCGGAGGGTGACACACAGCCACTGCTGGCCGACCACGTGGGTGTAAAGCAGGAACCGGAGGAGAACCCCAACAGAGCTTCAACGGAGACCTGCCATCTCCAGCCAGACCGGCTGGTGGCAGGACCACAGGAGGACAAAGGGCCTCCCTGCGCCCACAACGggctgggagaagaggaggaggaggaggaagaggagtaCATCACTCTCAGTGACCAGGAGAGCtactccagcagctctgctgaccACAGCTACCGCCGCTCCAACGCCTCCTCCATCTCAGACGAGTACTTGGAGGTGAGGGATCGCTACGGGCCGCTCCGGCGAACCAACTCGGACGTCACCCACAACGGGGAGATCCTTCCCATGCAGAGGAAGCTCAGTGACCCTCACATCAGCCGGGGGACCTTCCTCAGCCCCCTGGGGAGCCTCCCATCCCTCAAGCATGTCCGTGTGGAGGACATGATGAAGAGAAGGAGCAACGCTGTGGAGATTAGATGCGTGCTGCCCCGCACCATCCTGGATGGCAACAGCTCCTACCCCAGCAGCGCCGCGCAG GGGACGCACATCTACCGCTACCGACCCAGGAACCCCGCAGGCAGAGAACAAGGCAAGGAGGTCTCCTGCTCCCCGACACAAGAGAAACCCTCCGGGGCCACCAAATACAGAGGGGATGGAGCCGAACCCAAAAAGACCATTGCAGGCAGCCAGCCCTACTGGCAGAGCAAAGCCTTCAGCCCCAGCAAGCCCACGCAGCCCGGCCACCTCTCACCAAGCAACACCAGAGCATCAAGCAAACGTTTAACCTCCTTGCCGGAAAGCCAGAAGACAACCGAGGAGATGAGGACACCCCTTGGCATCCCGCTCTCCAAACTGTCCCAGTCCAAGCACCTCAAGAACAGGGTTGCGGGAGCCCCAGGTGCTTCTATTGACTCCAAAAAGAAGCCCCCCGAGACCACCAGCCAGAAGGACCACTAG